The DNA sequence GAGAGAGGACTCGAAGCTCCCGATCCTGTCAGGGAAAACATCTACGAGTTCGACGAGGAGAAACGTGACGAGTACGGCATCGACACTCTTCCCCCCAACCTCAAGGAAGCAGTCGACGCCCTTGAAGAAGACGACGTCATACTCGACGCACTCGGCGACCACGTCTCCGAGAAGTTCGTCGAGGCGAAGAGACACGAGTGGAACGAGTACAAGGCGTACGTCTCCGACTGGGAGACCGACAGGTACCTCGAGACGTTCTGACACTGACTACATAACACACTTTTTTTCTTCCGCGCCGAGAAACACCGAGTAATGGCGTTAGTCGACAGGGTGTTACAGGTCGTGGGCTTCGTTCTGATGAACTCCGGGTTTCTGTACCTAGGCGTGCGTTTCTCGACGGGAGACGCGAGCATCAAGAAGAGTCTCGCCATCTCTCTCGCAGTCGCGGTCACCGCGGGAGCCGTCTACCTCGCGTCGCCTCCGGGTGTATTAGGAGTCCTCGGAGTCGTAGTCGTGACCTACATAGCCGTACAGACAGCCTACGACCTGAGTAACGCGAGAACAGCCCTAGCTCTGATAGCCTACTTCGTCCTGACCCTCGCGGGCGGAGTTATAGGAAGAAATCTACTGTCTCTGGTCTGACTGACTACCGCACCATTCTCTCTATCGGCACGACGAGTACGTCCTGTGCGCCCTCCTGTTTGACGAGGTTGATCGTCTCGTAGATCTCCGACTCGTCGACGACTGCGTGGACAGCCACCATCCCTTCCTCTCCTTCGACCTCCATGACAGTGGGTCCTCCGAGCCCGGGTATGACCTCCTCGACGTCTTCGAGTGAGTCGTCGGGGACATTCATCATTATGTACCTCTTGCCCTCAGCCTGAATTACGCTCCGTACCGCGTTCTCGACCTCCTGAACCTTGGGGTCGTCGGCGGAGTCGGGACGCGCGAAGAGCTTGACGCTCGACTTGAGAACCTCGTCTATTATCCCGAGACGGTTGACCTCTAAGGTCGTTCCGGTGCTCGTGATGTCGACTATACCGTCCGCCATCCCGACGTGAGGTGTGAGCTCTGTCGCACCGCTGACCTCTACGAGTTCGACGTCGACGCCCTTGTCGTCGAAGTAGTCCTCGGTGACGTTCGGGAACTCGGTCGCGACCTTCTTTCCTTCGAGATCCTCGACGGAGTCTATGTCTCCTTCCTCGGGCGAGGCGAGTACTAGACGGCAGTCTCCGTATCCGAGATCGAGAAGAGCTTCGAGGTTAGTGCGTGACTCACGTTCCTGGTCGAGTCCCGTAATTCCTATGTCGGCGGCACCGTCTCTGACGTACTCGGGTATGTCGCTCGCCCTCGCGTATATAACCGTGATATCGGGATCGACCGTCTTCGCATAGAGCTTCCTGTCGGCTCCGTTCTGTATCTGGAGACCCGCCTTCTCCAGAAGCTCGACGGTCGGCTCGTGGAGGCGTCCCTTGTTGGGAATCGCAATTCTCATTGTGTTACAAGAGAGGATTCTTCGGACTTAAGGGTACTCTATTAGGTCTATGTCCGTCTATGTACGACTAAGCACCCGTCACGAGGTCTAACATAGCTTCCTTCGGGTCGTCCGCCTTCACGACTCCGCTCGCGACTAGGACGCCCTCAGCACCGAGTTCGAGAGCTGCCTCGACGTCTTCTCCCGAAGATATACCCGCGCCACACAGGAGATCGGCGTCGGAGTGTTCCTCGACCGCCTCGGCGGCGTCCCTCACAACGCCGGGATCAGCCTGACTAACCGGTGTACCCGTTCCTATGAGTTCGGGCGGTTCGACTGCGACGTAGTCGGGTTCGAGAACCGAAGCCGCGCCCGACTGTCTCGGATTGTTCGCACAGACGACTGTTTCTAAGTCCTCTCTTTCGGCGGCTCTCAACGAGCCGTCTATGTCGGCGAGCTTGAGACGGTTTTCCGAGTGGTTGATAAGGGTTCCTGTCGCTCCCGCCTCGGCGACGCCTTCGGCTAGGATGCTTCCCGTGTTACTCCCGGGCTCTACGGGGTCGACGTGTTCGGCGAATGTCTCACATCCCGTCTCGGCGACCCTGTGTATGTCGGAGGGCTGTGGCGAGACGACGACACGTGCTCCGGTCTCGTCGGCGACTTCGACGGCTGCCT is a window from the Candidatus Afararchaeum irisae genome containing:
- the hisG gene encoding ATP phosphoribosyltransferase produces the protein MRIAIPNKGRLHEPTVELLEKAGLQIQNGADRKLYAKTVDPDITVIYARASDIPEYVRDGAADIGITGLDQERESRTNLEALLDLGYGDCRLVLASPEEGDIDSVEDLEGKKVATEFPNVTEDYFDDKGVDVELVEVSGATELTPHVGMADGIVDITSTGTTLEVNRLGIIDEVLKSSVKLFARPDSADDPKVQEVENAVRSVIQAEGKRYIMMNVPDDSLEDVEEVIPGLGGPTVMEVEGEEGMVAVHAVVDESEIYETINLVKQEGAQDVLVVPIERMVR
- the tpiA gene encoding triose-phosphate isomerase, whose translation is MFLIVNLKTYAAGTGEKAREIGEAAVEVADETGARVVVSPQPSDIHRVAETGCETFAEHVDPVEPGSNTGSILAEGVAEAGATGTLINHSENRLKLADIDGSLRAAEREDLETVVCANNPRQSGAASVLEPDYVAVEPPELIGTGTPVSQADPGVVRDAAEAVEEHSDADLLCGAGISSGEDVEAALELGAEGVLVASGVVKADDPKEAMLDLVTGA